From a single Bacillus sp. NEB1478 genomic region:
- a CDS encoding Ger(x)C family spore germination protein gives MKKRWCCFPVLFLLTGCWDTTALNQTKLITAGGFDYTKKGDVTTTASIPQTTTSVAGGQSLVNQAFFATGHTARQSRLRLDRKVSERLDASKNQIIIFGEDAAKKDIYPLLDVFYRDPKSALNAKLAVTKGRAGDVISNKYLETEKGATGIGEYLRDVVKSSEEAATVSKENIQSICPVMFDPGQDFTLPYIIPLKHTAKVDGVAVFHGEKMVGKLLGPESVLYVMLTGKHYTKAMSTTKKISTDRKSKLNNYTTFKVKRNRRILDVTVSPSGEISVDLHLKTTVVITEYPHDNLNTPAEVMKVEKALSKVLTKESQRIVAKLQKMNADTFGIGSELMAFHYPLWKKLDWEKEYPKIPIHTKVDITVIGHGIIE, from the coding sequence ATGAAAAAAAGGTGGTGTTGTTTCCCAGTTCTTTTTCTCTTAACAGGCTGCTGGGATACAACTGCATTAAATCAAACAAAACTAATTACAGCAGGTGGATTTGATTATACAAAAAAGGGAGATGTCACCACAACAGCATCGATTCCACAGACAACAACATCGGTAGCTGGCGGACAATCTCTCGTAAATCAAGCCTTTTTCGCAACAGGTCACACAGCACGTCAAAGCCGGCTAAGACTTGACAGAAAAGTGTCTGAACGATTAGATGCATCTAAGAACCAAATCATAATTTTTGGTGAAGATGCTGCAAAAAAAGACATCTACCCGCTCTTGGACGTTTTTTACCGTGATCCAAAATCTGCACTAAACGCCAAATTAGCTGTTACGAAAGGCAGAGCTGGAGATGTAATCAGCAACAAGTACTTAGAAACAGAAAAAGGGGCAACAGGGATCGGAGAATATTTACGAGATGTTGTTAAAAGTTCTGAAGAGGCGGCAACTGTTTCAAAAGAAAACATTCAATCCATATGCCCCGTCATGTTCGATCCCGGACAGGATTTTACATTACCTTATATCATTCCTTTGAAACATACGGCTAAAGTAGATGGTGTTGCCGTTTTCCATGGCGAAAAAATGGTAGGAAAGTTACTAGGACCTGAATCAGTATTGTACGTTATGTTGACAGGAAAACATTACACAAAAGCGATGTCAACCACAAAAAAAATTTCAACAGACAGAAAAAGTAAACTCAATAATTACACCACATTTAAAGTAAAAAGAAACAGACGGATATTAGATGTAACTGTATCTCCTTCTGGTGAAATATCCGTCGATCTTCATTTAAAAACAACAGTAGTCATCACTGAATATCCTCACGATAACCTGAATACACCTGCTGAAGTAATGAAAGTTGAAAAAGCATTATCAAAAGTATTAACGAAAGAGTCTCAAAGAATTGTTGCGAAACTTCAAAAAATGAATGCAGATACGTTTGGAATTGGAAGTGAATTAATGGCATTTCACTATCCTCTTTGGAAAAAGTTAGATTGGGAAAAAGAATATCCAAAAATCCCTATCCATACAAAAGTGGACATTACAGTAATAGGACATGGGATAATTGAATAA